The following are from one region of the Channa argus isolate prfri chromosome 6, Channa argus male v1.0, whole genome shotgun sequence genome:
- the LOC137129034 gene encoding extracellular calcium-sensing receptor-like — translation MTMAFAIDEINKNSNLLPNVTLGYTLYDNCGALIIGLSGALSLASGQEEQFMLQENCSGTPPVLGIVGDSYSTFSIAISHVLSLYKMPIVSYFATCSCLTDRKQFPSFFRTIPSDAFQVRAMIQILKHFGWTWVGLVVTDDDYGLNVAQSFQTGLVQSGAGCLAYLEVLPWENNPNEIRRIVHMIKTSTARVVMVFVHKIHIIEIMEEVVRQDVTGRQWIASEAWAAGSMIQTPRLMPYLGGTLGIAIRRGELAGLRDFLLQIRPDKIYENNIVKQFWEHTFQCRFDPAYSVGVLCTGEENIENVETELLDLSNLRPEYNVYKAVYALAYALHDMLRCEPGRGPFSGNSCATLQTLEPWQLVHYLQKVNFTTSFGDQVSFDENGDVLPIYDIMNWLWLPDGTIKVQHVGEVKKLAFKGEELTIYEDQIFWNFESRKPPRSVCSESCPPGTRMARKKGQPVCCFDCIRCSEGKISNETDSMECTSCPEDFWTSSQHDHCVPKEIVFLSYNEPLGICLTATSLLGTFICAVVLGIFIHHRSTPMVRANNSELSFLILVSLKLCFLCSLLFIGHPKLWTCQLRHAAFGISFVLCVSCILLKTMVVLAVFKASKPGGESTLKWFGAVQQRGTVMVLTSIQAAVCTTWLVSSSPAPYKNTQYHSDKIVYECVVGSTVGFAVLLGYIGLLAVVSFLLAFLARNLPDNFNEAKLITFSMLIFCAVWVAFVPAYVNSPGKYADAVEVFAILASSFGLLVALFGPKCYIILMRPERNTKKAIMGRGATKS, via the exons ATGACCATGGCATTTGCAATTGATGAGATCAACAAGAACTCCAACCTGCTGCCTAATGTGACTCTGGGATACACTCTTTATGACAACTGTGGTGCACTTATTATTGGACTCAGTGGTGCATTGTCATTAGCCAGTGGTCAAGAGGAGCAGTTTATGCTTCAGGAGAACTGTTCAGGGACTCCTCCAGTCTTGGGGATTGTGGGTGATTCCTACTCAACATTTTCCATTGCCATCTCCCATGTGCTAAGCTTATACAAAATGCCAATT GTGAGTTATTTTGCAACATGCTCCTGTCTGACTGATCGGAAACAGTTTCCATCCTTCTTTAGAACAATTCCAAGTGATGCTTTCCAG GTGCGTGCTATGATACAGATTCTAAAACACTTTGGCTGGACTTGGGTAGGCCTGGTTGTTACTGATGATGACTATGGACTCAATGTTGCCCAGTCCTTTCAAACTGGACTTGTTCAGTCTGGTGCAGGTTGTCTGGCCTACCTCGAGGTGTTGCCCTGGGAAAACAACCCAAATGAAATAAGGAGGATTGTACATATGATAAAGACTTCAACAGCTCGTGTGGTCATGGTGTTTGTACACAAGATCCACATTATTGAAATAATGGAAGAG GTGGTGCGGCAGGATGTGACTGGACGGCAGTGGATTGCAAGCGAAGCCTGGGCAGCAGGTTCTATGATCCAAACCCCTCGCCTCATGCCGTACCTGGGTGGCACACTGGGCATCGCCATTCGTCGAGGAGAATTAGCAGGACTCCGGGATTTCCTGTTACAAATACGTCCtgataaaatatatgaaaataatatt gtGAAACAATTTTGGGAACACACATTTCAATGTAGATTTGATCCAGCATATTCGGTAGGAGTTTTATGCACTGGAgaggaaaatattgaaaatgtggAGACTGAGCTGTTGGATCTTTCTAACCTCAGGCCTGAGTATAATGTCTACAAAGCTGTGTATGCACTGGCGTATGCCCTTCATGACATGCTGCGGTGTGAACCAGGGAGAGGACCTTTTAGTGGGAACAGCTGTGCAACTTTACAAACACTGGAGCCATGGCAG CTTGTACATTATTTGCAAAAGGTCAACTTCACCACATCATTTGGAGATCAAGTGTCATTTGATGAGAATGGAGACGTCTTACCAATCTATGATATCATGAACTGGTTGTGGCTTCCTGATGGAACAATTAAAGTTCAGCATGTTGGTGAGGTTAAGAAGTTGGCTTTCAAAGGTGAAGAACTCACAATTTATGAAGACCAAATCTTCTGGAACTTTGAATCAAGAAAG CCTCCCCGGTCAGTGTGCAGTGAGAGCTGTCCTCCAGGTACTCGTATGGCCAGAAAGAAGGGGCAGCCTGTGTGCTGCTTTGACTGCATTCGCTGTTCTGAGGGAAAGATCAGCAATGAGACTG ACTCCATGGAGTGCACCAGTTGTCCAGAGGATTTCTGGACCAGTTCCCAGCATGACCATTGTGTTCCTAAGGAAATAGTGTTTCTTTCCTACAATGAGCCTCTGGGTATCTGCTTGACAGCCACCTCATTGCTGGGAACATTTATCTGTGCTGTTGTCCTGGGCATCTTCATTCATCATCGCAGCACACCCATGGTACGAGCCAACAACTCAGAACTGAGCTTCCTGATTTTGGTTTCACTTAAGCTATGTTTCCTCTGTTCACTGTTGTTCATTGGACATCCTAAACTGTGGACATGCCAGTTGAGACATGCAGCATTTGGGATCAGCTTTGTGCTTTGTGTCTCATGTATTCTGTTGAAAACCATGGTGGTTCTGGCTGTTTTCAAGGCCTCTAAACCTGGAGGGGAATCCACGCTGAAGTGGTTTGgtgctgtgcagcagagagggacgGTTATGGTTCTCACGTCTATTCAGGCAGCAGTCTGCACAACTTGGCTTGTGTCTTCTTCACCTGCTCCATATAAAAACACTCAGTACCACAGTGACAAGATAGTCTATGAGTGTGTTGTTGGATCAACAGTTGGTTTCGCAGTGTTACTTGGGTACATTGGCTTACTAGCTGTTGTCAGTTTCCTGTTAGCATTTTTGGCAAGGAATCTACCAGACAACTTCAATGAAGCTAAACTTATCACTTTCAGCATGCTGATATTCTGTGCTGTGTGGGTGGCTTTTGTTCCGGCTTATGTCAACTCACCGGGCAAATATGCAGATGCTGTGGAGGTATTTGCCATCCTTGCATCAAGTTTTGGCCTATTGGTGGCGCTGTTTGGCCCAAAATGTTACATAATTCTGATGCGACCTGAAAGGAACACAAAGAAAGCAATTATGGGCCGAGGAGCCACCAAGTCATAA
- the LOC137128934 gene encoding extracellular calcium-sensing receptor-like, with protein MHKAGDVVLGGLFEVHYSSVFPELTFTLEPHQPSCHGFDPLGFRHVMTMAFAIEEINNNSSLLPNVTLGYSLYDNCATLSVGFSAALSLVSGEEQFMLRENCSGTPPVLGIVGDPFSTFSIATSNVLGLFKLPIVSYFATCSCLSDRKRFPSFFRTIPSDAFQVRAIIQILKRFGWSWAGLLVSDDDYGLHAARSFHSDLAQSGGGCLAYSEILPWGNDPNKYKRIVDMMTKSTAHVVIVFAPQTHVIQLMEEVVKKNVTSLQWIASEAWTLAAVLQIPHFMPYLGGTLGIAIRRGEIQGLRDFVLQICQDLSHNSTYANSLVRQFWEHTFECRFLPPPAGWAETGGALCTGEEDLKTVETEILDVSNLRPEYNIYKAVYALAYALDDMLHCEPGRGPFSGHSCATLQRLEPWQLMYYLEKVNFTTPFGDQVSFDENGDALPIYDVMNWLWLPDGKTKVQSVGVVKKSASKGEELILDEDKIFWNFKSKEPPKSVCSESCPPGTRMARKRGQPVCCFDCIPCSEGKISNETDSMECTSCPEDFWSSPQRDHCVPKETEFLSYQEPLGICLTSASLLGTFICAVVLGIFIHHRSTPMVRANNSELSFLILVSLKLCFLCSLLFIGQPRLWTCQLRHAAFGISFVLCVSCILVKTLVVLAVFKASKPGGGTKLKWFGAVQQRGTVFALTCIQTAICTSWIVSASPAPHKNTQYHNDKIVYECVVGSTVGFAVLLGYIGLLSILSFLLAFLARNLPDNFNEAKLITFSMLIFCAVWVAFVPAYVNSPGKYADAVEVFAILGSSFGLLVALFGPKCYIILLRPERNTKKAIMGRGTTNS; from the exons ATGCACAAGGCTGGGGATGTAGTTCTCGGTGGGCTGTTTGAAGTCCACTATAGCTCGGTCTTCCCTGAGCTGACATTTACTTTAGAGCCCCATCAACCAAGCTGCCATGG CTTCGACCCTCTAGGGTTCAGACATGTCATGACAATGGCCTTTGCTATTGAGGAGATCAACAATAACTCCAGCCTTTTACCTAACGTGACTCTGGGATACAGTCTTTATGACAACTGTGCTACACTAAGTGTTGGGTTCAGTGCTGCCTTGTCATTGGTCAGTGGTGAAGAGCAGTTTATGCTTCGGGAGAACTGTTCAGGGACTCCTCCAGTCCTGGGGATTGTGGGTGATCCTTTCTCAACATTTTCAATTGCCACCTCCAACGTTTTAGGACTATTCAAACTGCCTATT GTGAGTTATTTTGCCACTTGTTCTTGTCTGAGTGACCGAAAAAGGTTTCCATCTTTCTTCAGGACAATCCCAAGTGATGCTTTCCAG GTGCGTGCTataattcagattttaaaaCGCTTTGGCTGGAGTTGGGCAGGTCTACTGGTCAGCGATGATGATTATGGACTCCATGCTGCCCGTTCCTTTCATTCTGATTTAGCTCAGTCTGGTGGAGGTTGTCTGGCTTACTCAGAGATTTTGCCCTGGGGCAATGATCCAAATAAATACAAGAGGATTGTGGACATGATGACAAAATCTACAGCTCATGTAGTCATTGTCTTTGCACCTCAGACACATGTGATTCAGCTTATGGAAGAG GTAGTGAAGAAGAATGTGACAAGCCTGCAGTGGATTGCCAGTGAGGCCTGGACATTAGCTGCTGTGCTACAGATCCCCCACTTTATGCCATATCTTGGTGGTACGCTGGGCATTGCTATCCGTCGAGGAGAAATACAGGGGCTCAgagattttgttttacaaatatgtCAAGACCTAAGCCACAACAGCACCTATGCAAATAGCTTG GTGAGGCAGTTTTGGGAACACACATTCGAGTGTAGATTTTTACCACCTCCAGCTGGTTGGGCGGAAACTGGGGGCGCACTATGCACAGGAGAGGAGGATTTGAAGACTGTGGAGACTGAGATCCTGGATGTTTCTAACCTCAGGCCTGAGTACAATATTTACAAGGCTGTGTATGCTCTGGCATATGCCCTCGATGACATGCTACACTGTGAACCAGGGAGAGGACCTTTCAGTGGGCACAGCTGTGCAActttacaaagactggaacCATGGCAG CTTATGTATTACTTGGAAAAGGTAAACTTCACTACTCCCTTTGGTGACCAAGTATCATTTGATGAGAATGGTGATGCCTTACCAATCTATGATGTTATGAACTGGTTATGGCTCCCTGATGGAAAAACTAAAGTTCAGAGTGTTGGGGTTGTTAAGAAGTCAGCCTCcaaaggtgaagaactcatACTTGATGAAGATAAAATATTCTGGAACTTTAAATCTAAAGAg CCGCCTAAGTCAGTTTGCAGTGAGAGCTGTCCTCCAGGAACCCGTATGGCAAGGAAGAGGGGACAGCCTGTGTGCTGCTTTGACTGCATCCCTTGCTCTGAAGGAAAGATTAGCAATGAAACTG aCTCCATGGAGTGCACCAGTTGTCCAGAAGATTTCTGGTCTAGTCCCCAGCGTGACCACTGTGTTCCTAAAGAAACAGAGTTTCTCTCCTACCAAGAGCCTCTTGGTATCTGCTTGACATCAGCCTCATTGCTGGGCACTTTTATCTGTGCTGTTGTCCTGGGGATCTTCATTCATCATCGCAGCACACCCATGGTGCGTGCCAACAATTCAGAACTCAGTTTCCTGATCTTGGTTTCACTTAAATTGTGCTTTCTGTGTTCACTGCTGTTTATTGGACAACCCAGACTGTGGACATGCCAACTTAGACACGCAGCATTTGGCATCAGCTTTGTGCTTTGTGTCTCGTGTATCTTGGTGAAAACCCTGGTGGTTTTGGCTGTGTTTAAGGCCTCAAAGCCAGGAGGTGGAACAAAACTCAAGTGGTTTGgtgctgtgcagcagagagggacagtTTTTGCTCTAACTTGCATTCAGACAGCAATTTGTACCTCTTGGATTGTCTCTGCCTCACCAGCTCCTCATAAAAACACTCAGTACCACAATGACAAAatagtgtatgagtgtgtagtTGGATCAACAGTTGGTTTTGCAGTGTTACTGGGTTATATTGGCTTACTGTCTATCCTAAGCTTTCTGTTAGCATTTCTGGCAAGGAATCTTCCAGACAACTTTAATGAGGCCAAACTCATCACATTCAGCATGCTGATATTCTGTGCTGTGTGGGTGGCTTTTGTTCCGGCTTATGTCAACTCCCCAGGCAAATATGCAGATGCAGTGGAGGTATTTGCCATTCTGGGATCAAGTTTTGGTCTATTGGTGGCTCTGTTTGGACCCAAATGTTATATAATTTTGCTAAgaccagagagaaacacaaagaaagcaaTTATGGGTCGAGGAACCACCAACTCATAA
- the LOC137128919 gene encoding extracellular calcium-sensing receptor-like: MESFLDTIFLMTFVLFSSSLISPSLFSPCKLRRKFMLNGMHQPGDVILGGLFEVHYTSVFPELTFTTEPNQLMCLGFDPPGFRHAMTMAFAIDEINKSSNLLPNVTLGYSLYDNCATLVIGFSAALSLASGREEQFLAHENCLGTPPVLGIVGDSFSTFSIATSDVIGLFKLPIVSYFATCSCLSDRRRFPSFFRTIPSDIFQVRAVIQILKHFGWTWVGLLVSDDDYGLHVARFFDSDLTQSGGGCLAYTEILPWGNNPEELMRIVEVMKKSTARVVIVFAHQIHMIQLMEEVVSQNVTGLQWIASEAWTSAAVLQIPHLMPYLGGTLGIAIRRGEIPGLRDFLLKVRPDLCQGSSCGNSLVMQFWEHTFQCRFAPTPAGWVEAGGALCTGEEDLQNVETEFLDVSNLRPEYNIYKAVYALAYALDEMLHCLPGRGPFSGHSCASLQQLEPWQLMHYLEKVNFTTSFGDQVSFDENGDALPIYDIMNWHWLPDGRTKVQSVGVVRKPPFKGEELTIYEDKIFWNFESKKPPWSVCSISCLPGTRMARKKGYPVCCFDCVPCSEGKFSNKTDSMECTSCAEDFWSNPQRDHCVPKETQFLSYHEPLGICFTTTSLLGTLICAVVLGIFIYHRNTPMVRANNSELSFMILVSLKLCFLCSLLFIGQPRLWTCQLRHAAFGISFVLCVSCILVKTMVVLAVFKASKPGGGASLKWFGAVQQRGTVLVLTSIQAAICTAWLVSSSPAPHKNTQYHNDKVVYECVVGSVIGFVVLMGYIGLLAILSFLLAFLARNLPDNFNEAKLITFSMLIFCAVWVAFVPAYVNSPGKYADAVEVFAILASSFGLLVALFGPKCYIILLRPERNTKKAIMGRDITKT; the protein is encoded by the exons ATGGAGTCATTTCTGGACACAATTTTTTTGATGacgtttgtgttgttttcttcctccttaatatctccctctcttttctcacCTTGTAAGTTACGGAGGAAGTTTATGCTTAATGGGATGCACCAGCCTGGTGATGTGATTCTGGGTGGGTTGTTTGAGGTCCACTACACCTCTGTGTTTCCAGAGTTGACATTCACTACAGAACCAAATCAGCTCATGTGCCTAGG CTTTGATCCTCCAGGGTTCAGGCATGCTATGACCATGGCTTTTGCTATTGATGAAATCAACAAAAGCTCCAACCTGCTCCCTAATGTAACTCTAGGATACAGTTTGTATGACAATTGTGCCACACTTGTTATTGGATTCAGCGCAGCTTTGTCATTGGCCAGTGGTCGAGAAGAGCAGTTTCTGGCTCACGAGAACTGTTTGGGAACACCTCCAGTACTGGGGATTGTGGGTGATTCATTCTCAACTTTTTCTATTGCTACTTCTGATGTCATAGGTCTATTCAAATTGCCCATA GTGAGTTATTTTGCCACATGTTCCTGTCTGAGTGATCGGCGAAGGTTTCCATCCTTCTTTAGAACAATCCCAAGTGATATTTTCCAG GTCCGTGCTGTGATTCAGATTCTAAAACACTTTGGCTGGACTTGGGTAGGTCTACTGGTCAGTGATGATGATTATGGACTCCATGTTGCCCGTTTCTTTGACTCTGACTTAACTCAGTCTGGTGGAGGCTGCCTAGCCTACACAGAGATTTTGCCATGGGGTAACAACCCAGAGGAACTGATGAGGATTGTGGAAGTCATGAAGAAATCCACAGCTCGTGTGGTTATTGTGTTTGCACATCAGATCCACATGATTCAACTAATGGAAGAG GTGGTAAGTCAAAATGTGACAGGCCTGCAGTGGATTGCCAGTGAAGCATGGACATCAGCTGCTGTGCTCCAGATCCCACATCTTATGCCATACCTGGGAGGTACACTAGGCATTGCCATCCGGCGGGGAGAAATACCAGGACTTAGGGATTTTCTGTTAAAAGTACGTCCTGACCTGTGCCAAGGCAGCAGCTGTGGTAATAGCCTG gtGATGCAGTTTTGGGAACACACATTTCAGTGTAGATTTGCACCAACTCCAGCAGGTTGGGTGGAAGCTGGGGGAGCACTTTGCACTGGAGAGGAGGATCTACAAAATGTAGAAACTGAGTTCCTGGATGTTTCCAACCTTAGGCCAGAGTACAATATTTACAAGGCTGTGTATGCTCTGGCGTATGCTCTTGATGAGATGCTGCACTGTTTGCCAGGGAGGGGGCCTTTCAGTGGCCACAGCTGTGCTTCATTACAACAACTGGAGCCATGGCAG CTTATGCATTACTTGGAGAAAGTGAACTTCACCACATCATTTGGTGATCAAGTGTCATTCGATGAGAATGGGGATGCCTTACCAATCTATGATATCATGAACTGGCATTGGCTTCCTGATGGAAGAACTAAAGTTCAAAGTGTGGGCGTCGTCAGGAAGCCACCTTTCAAAGGAGAAGAACTCACAATTTATGAAGACAAAATCTTCTGGAACTTTGAATCTAAAAAG CCTCCCTGGTCAGTGTGCAGTATCAGCTGCCTTCCAGGAACCCGTATGGCTAGAAAAAAGGGGTACCCTGTGTGTTGTTTCGACTGTGTTCCTTGTTCTGAGGGAAAGTTCAGCAATAAAACAG aCTCCATGGAGTGCACCAGTTGTGCAGAAGATTTCTGGTCAAATCCCCAGCGTGACCACTGTGTTCCTAAGGAAACACAGTTCCTCTCCTACCACGAACCTCTGGGTATCTGCTTCACAACTACATCATTGTTGGGCACACTTATTTGTGCTGTTGTCTTAGGGATCTTCATTTATCACCGCAACACACCGATGGTACGAGCCAACAATTCAGAACTAAGTTTTATGATCTTGGTATCACTTAAGTTGTGTTTCCTTTGTTCACTACTGTTTATTGGACAACCCAGACTATGGACATGCCAGTTGAGACATGCAGCATTTGGGATCAGTTTTGTGCTTTGTGTCTCTTGTATTCTGGTAAAAACCATGGTTGTTCTGGCTGTGTTCAAAGCCTCCAAGCCAGGAGGTGGAGCCAGTCTGAAGTGGTTTGGTGCTGTGCAGCAAAGAGGGACAGTTCTGGTTCTTACATCAATCCAAGCAGCAATCTGCACTGCTTGGCTTGTCTCTTCTTCTCCAGCTCCTCATAAAAACACTCAATACCACAATGACAAGGTAGTTTACGAGTGTGTTGTTGGATCAGTGATTGGTTTTGTGGTACTAATGGGGTATATTGGCTTGCTGGCTATTCTCAGTTTCCTGTTAGCATTTTTGGCAAGGAATCTTCCAGACAACTTCAATGAGGCCAAACTTATCACATTCAGCATGCTGATATTCTGTGCTGTGTGGGTGGCATTTGTCCCAGCTTATGTCAACTCCCCCGGTAAATATGCAGATGCAGTGGAGGTATTTGCCATCCTGGCCTCAAGTTTTGGCCTCTTGGTGGCCCTGTTTGGACCCAAATGTTACATAATTCTCCTGAGaccagaaagaaacacaaagaaagcaaTTATGGGTCGAGACATCACCAAAACATAA